GGTTCACAAGATCAAGTAGCTGCGGCCTGCGGTGGGCTCAATATCATACGATTTGGCAAAGATGAAACCATTACAGTGCAGCCTGTGGTTATTCGAAAAACACGTAAAATAGCGCTGTCTGAACACCTCATGCTTTTTTTTACTGGTTTTTCCCGCTCTGCCTCTGAAGTGGCACATGCACAGATAAAGAATATAGGCAACCGAGCAGAAGAGTTGCACACTATGCGCGCCATGGTTGACGATGCCCTGAGTATACTAACTTCAGAAACTGATATTTGTGACTTCGGAAAACTGTTGCATGAATCATGGATGTTCAAACGCAAACTCTCAAATCGGATCACAACGGATCGGATTGATGAAATATATGAGACAGCACGCAAGGCTGGAGCAATAGGGGGAAAGCTCCTAGGGGCAGGGGGAGGCGGATTTTTTCTTCTTTTTGTACGCCCTGAAAACCAGCCCGCCGTTAAGGAAGCACTCGGAAAATTACTTTATGTTC
The DNA window shown above is from uncultured Desulfovibrio sp. and carries:
- a CDS encoding kinase, with the protein product MEDVRSPEEIIHPAINAVLSAYECENGVELHSDADLPARSGLGSSSAFLVGLLHAMEALLGKRVSPMWLAKEAIRYEQDVLAEHVGSQDQVAAACGGLNIIRFGKDETITVQPVVIRKTRKIALSEHLMLFFTGFSRSASEVAHAQIKNIGNRAEELHTMRAMVDDALSILTSETDICDFGKLLHESWMFKRKLSNRITTDRIDEIYETARKAGAIGGKLLGAGGGGFFLLFVRPENQPAVKEALGKLLYVPFELENSGSQIIYYNE